Proteins encoded by one window of Swingsia samuiensis:
- a CDS encoding GAF domain-containing protein has protein sequence MSAPHTPVTLNDLYSAVEAIVSSESDMIANMANIAALIFEALPQINWAGFYVWKEDQLVLGPFQGRVACTRIALGRGVCGTVAKTKETLVVPDVHLFPGHIACDAASQSEIVIPILKRENLVGVLDIDSPVKERFSVVERDLLQGIVRLLEQTLRE, from the coding sequence ATGAGTGCTCCCCATACCCCTGTGACCCTGAATGATTTGTATTCTGCTGTTGAAGCTATCGTATCTTCAGAAAGCGATATGATTGCAAATATGGCCAATATAGCGGCTTTGATTTTTGAAGCGCTCCCACAGATAAACTGGGCTGGGTTTTATGTGTGGAAAGAAGACCAGCTTGTGTTAGGCCCTTTCCAGGGCCGAGTAGCGTGTACGCGGATCGCTTTAGGAAGAGGGGTATGTGGCACGGTTGCAAAAACGAAAGAAACTTTGGTTGTTCCGGATGTGCATTTGTTTCCGGGGCATATTGCCTGTGATGCAGCTTCTCAATCAGAAATTGTTATACCTATTTTAAAAAGAGAGAACCTGGTGGGCGTATTAGATATTGATAGCCCTGTAAAAGAGCGATTTTCTGTAGTTGAGCGTGATCTTTTACAGGGAATAGTCCGTCTTTTAGAGCAAACGTTAAGAGAGTGA
- a CDS encoding LOG family protein, which yields MKIRSCAVFCGSRFGKSDLYKKTAQELGTKLGEHHINLIYGGGDVGLMGTVADAALKAGGDVTGIIPEFLHSREVMHEGVTKLEITPDMHTRKALMYKMADAYVTLPGGLGTFDELIEILTWKQLNLHQKPIYIVNINNWAQAVIDMIKTTSEQGFAAPDTLDLLTIVSNVAELMQYLTKSDSN from the coding sequence ATGAAAATTCGTTCTTGTGCTGTCTTCTGTGGCTCTCGCTTCGGTAAGTCTGATCTTTACAAAAAAACAGCCCAAGAACTCGGAACAAAGCTTGGTGAACATCACATCAATCTCATCTATGGCGGCGGAGATGTGGGCCTTATGGGCACCGTCGCCGATGCTGCCCTCAAAGCTGGGGGAGATGTCACAGGGATTATCCCAGAGTTTCTCCATAGTCGGGAAGTGATGCATGAAGGTGTCACAAAGTTAGAAATCACCCCTGACATGCATACACGAAAAGCTCTTATGTATAAAATGGCCGATGCCTATGTGACCCTTCCTGGTGGCTTAGGCACGTTTGATGAGCTAATCGAAATCCTAACTTGGAAACAACTCAACCTGCATCAAAAGCCTATTTACATTGTTAACATCAACAACTGGGCTCAAGCCGTAATCGACATGATTAAAACAACGTCAGAGCAAGGCTTTGCAGCACCAGATACTCTTGATTTATTAACAATCGTATCAAACGTAGCAGAACTTATGCAGTATCTCACAAAAAGTGATTCTAATTAA
- a CDS encoding SCO family protein, which yields MPSSPQKHKTNSHTSPVIFIIVFTCLLLIGAIIFRNFILHAENTRQIGGPYSLLDGHRNLITQNNFKGHFTLIYFGYTHCIDVCPLTLATVSEALKELELQKTPIIPLFISVDPTRDTPENVEEYVSHFSPHIIGLTGSAQQIQPVLNEFHVTVHRYLGKSKEELLNHSSLLYLMGPHNNLIGLIPVDSSAHQISTELKRLLSENQL from the coding sequence ATGCCTTCATCGCCCCAAAAACATAAAACAAACTCTCATACCTCACCTGTCATTTTTATTATCGTCTTTACCTGCCTTCTCTTAATAGGGGCGATTATATTCCGTAATTTCATTCTTCATGCTGAAAATACGAGACAAATTGGCGGCCCGTACTCTTTACTCGATGGGCATCGTAACCTGATCACTCAAAATAATTTTAAAGGTCATTTTACCTTAATCTATTTTGGATATACGCATTGTATTGATGTTTGCCCTTTAACATTAGCAACCGTTTCAGAAGCTCTTAAAGAGCTCGAGTTACAAAAAACGCCCATAATCCCGCTCTTTATTTCCGTTGATCCCACGCGGGATACACCCGAGAATGTTGAGGAATATGTCTCCCATTTTTCACCACACATTATTGGGCTGACAGGGTCTGCTCAACAAATTCAACCTGTCCTGAACGAATTCCACGTTACAGTTCACCGCTATTTAGGAAAAAGCAAAGAAGAGCTCTTAAATCATAGTTCTTTGCTTTACCTCATGGGACCACACAACAACCTTATTGGCCTTATCCCTGTTGATTCCAGCGCCCATCAAATTTCAACCGAGTTAAAGCGCCTTCTGTCAGAAAACCAACTGTAA
- the dld gene encoding D-lactate dehydrogenase: MASILLDLRKVVSSKYVLTSESATYAYRKGFRFGEGRVEAVVQPGSLVELWRVASIAVNANRIVLMQASNTGLTGGSSPDGNNYDRPIILINTKRLKGIQLLGDGRQVVCLPGAELYELEKILSPLGREPHSVIGSSCIGASVLGGISNNSGGALIQRGPAFTQMALFGQVDQNGKLQLVNHLGIKLRGEPEEVLEQLQKGLYFSDDVNWAAGQGHDADYVNRIRDVEAHTPGRYNADPERLYEASGCAGKLVVFAVRLDTFPAAQETVVFYVGTNETQKLEELRRGLLTQFEELPIAGEYIHRDAFAIADRYGRDTVASIRYMGTKNLPFFFRIKARIDQFGQRFSWLPEAISEHALQWLSYVLPCQIPSRIMDYHKRYEHHLMLKVTGSMAVKIRPWLEQFFQGEAHKGASFECSEKEGKLAFLHRFAAAGAANRYNIIHRKETGGMLALDVALRRNDKEWFESLPKEIDDQLVVKLYYGHFLCHVLHQDYVVKAGLDPMAVEKSMWPELDKRGARYPAEHNVGHLYYAPKDMVAHYQKLDPCNCMNPGIGHTTKSRNWVAESV; encoded by the coding sequence ATGGCTTCTATTCTGCTTGATTTAAGGAAAGTTGTTTCTTCAAAATATGTTTTAACCTCTGAGAGTGCGACATATGCTTATCGGAAAGGGTTTCGTTTTGGAGAGGGGCGCGTAGAAGCTGTTGTTCAACCGGGCTCTTTGGTTGAGTTATGGCGTGTGGCATCCATTGCAGTAAATGCAAACCGTATTGTTTTGATGCAAGCCTCTAATACAGGTTTGACAGGTGGATCATCCCCTGATGGGAATAATTACGATCGTCCGATTATTCTTATCAATACGAAAAGATTGAAAGGGATTCAGCTGTTGGGGGATGGTCGTCAGGTTGTGTGCTTGCCTGGCGCTGAACTTTATGAACTTGAAAAGATCTTATCTCCTTTGGGGCGGGAGCCACATTCTGTTATTGGATCATCGTGTATTGGGGCTTCTGTTTTAGGAGGAATTAGTAATAATTCAGGAGGAGCGTTAATTCAGCGCGGGCCTGCCTTTACTCAAATGGCCTTATTTGGTCAGGTCGATCAGAATGGCAAACTTCAACTGGTGAATCACCTTGGAATAAAGTTAAGGGGTGAACCTGAAGAGGTTTTGGAGCAACTTCAAAAAGGTCTCTACTTCTCTGATGATGTCAATTGGGCGGCTGGACAAGGCCATGATGCAGATTATGTAAATCGTATCAGAGATGTGGAAGCGCATACACCAGGACGTTACAATGCGGATCCAGAACGACTGTATGAAGCCTCAGGATGTGCCGGGAAATTGGTAGTTTTTGCTGTGCGGCTGGATACGTTTCCAGCTGCTCAAGAAACCGTCGTTTTTTATGTTGGGACGAATGAAACGCAGAAACTAGAGGAATTGCGGCGCGGGTTACTAACACAGTTTGAAGAGTTACCGATTGCTGGTGAGTACATTCATCGGGATGCATTTGCAATTGCTGATCGTTATGGGCGTGATACGGTTGCATCAATTCGTTATATGGGAACGAAAAACCTTCCTTTCTTTTTCAGAATAAAAGCGCGTATCGACCAATTTGGGCAACGTTTTTCATGGCTGCCAGAGGCTATAAGTGAGCATGCCCTTCAGTGGTTAAGTTATGTTTTGCCGTGTCAAATTCCATCACGAATTATGGATTACCATAAACGTTACGAACATCACCTTATGCTGAAAGTGACAGGGAGTATGGCTGTCAAAATACGGCCATGGCTAGAACAGTTTTTTCAAGGCGAAGCGCATAAAGGAGCATCTTTTGAATGTTCTGAGAAAGAGGGAAAACTGGCTTTTTTGCATCGTTTTGCTGCAGCCGGAGCAGCTAATAGGTATAATATAATCCATCGTAAAGAAACTGGAGGTATGCTTGCGCTGGATGTAGCTTTACGCAGGAATGATAAAGAATGGTTTGAAAGCTTACCAAAAGAAATTGATGATCAGTTGGTGGTCAAGCTCTATTATGGGCATTTTCTTTGCCATGTTCTTCATCAGGATTATGTGGTTAAGGCTGGTCTGGATCCAATGGCTGTAGAAAAAAGTATGTGGCCTGAATTGGATAAACGTGGGGCACGCTATCCTGCCGAGCATAATGTTGGGCATTTATATTATGCCCCTAAAGATATGGTAGCGCATTATCAGAAACTTGATCCATGTAATTGTATGAATCCAGGGATTGGGCATACAACGAAATCAAGAAACTGGGTTGCGGAAAGCGTTTGA